The Gemmatimonadota bacterium genome has a segment encoding these proteins:
- a CDS encoding M20/M25/M40 family metallo-hydrolase, which yields MSHAFVPRFVPALRAAVALALVAPAAPLLAQEKVDVATIEKIKSEAMDRSQVMDIMSWLTDVYGPRLAWSPNLTKAGNWAATTMKSWGLSNVALEPWSTPAGLGWENQRFTFVATAPNFFQVLSAPRAWSAGTKGKVAGGVVIVPRNDSMTLDSFKAKYAGKIKGKFMLLTQPNGLPSQKFTPDATRLTDDQLAQMAAMAPPTPGGGRGGAPGGGRGGFGAGGVRPFNVTTDSSALRFMEQQGVAAVLMLARGSDGTIFTDNGASRNLKAPQVPMVHVSYESYGRIWRMAEKNVPVQLELDMQNRFIPADSTSFNVIAEIPGTDPALKDEVVMIGGHFDSWHAGTGATDNGAGSATMMEAMRILKALDLKPRRTIRIGLWTAEEEGLMGSRAYVAKHYGTRDSTGLHVTPEQAKFAAYFNLDNGSGKIRGVYQQLNTAVAPIFQAWMAPFNADGMKTLTISTTGGTDHLTFDGVGLPGFQFIQDGLDYGTRTHHTNMDVYEKIQPEDMKWNAAVLAAFAWQAAQRDEKLPRKPAPAPAARPTP from the coding sequence ATGTCGCACGCTTTCGTGCCGCGCTTCGTCCCCGCGCTCCGCGCCGCCGTCGCGCTGGCCCTTGTTGCACCGGCTGCCCCGCTCCTCGCCCAGGAAAAGGTGGACGTCGCCACGATCGAGAAGATCAAGTCCGAGGCGATGGACCGCTCGCAGGTCATGGACATCATGAGCTGGCTGACCGACGTCTACGGGCCGCGCCTCGCCTGGTCGCCGAACCTCACCAAGGCCGGCAACTGGGCCGCCACCACGATGAAGAGCTGGGGCCTCAGCAACGTCGCCCTCGAGCCGTGGAGCACCCCGGCGGGCCTGGGTTGGGAAAATCAGCGCTTCACCTTCGTCGCCACGGCGCCGAACTTCTTCCAGGTGCTCTCCGCGCCGCGGGCCTGGTCGGCGGGCACCAAGGGGAAGGTGGCCGGCGGCGTCGTGATCGTCCCGCGTAACGACTCGATGACTCTTGACTCGTTCAAGGCGAAGTACGCCGGGAAGATCAAGGGGAAGTTCATGCTGCTGACCCAGCCGAACGGGCTCCCGTCGCAGAAGTTCACCCCTGATGCGACGCGGCTCACCGATGATCAGCTGGCGCAGATGGCCGCCATGGCCCCGCCGACGCCCGGTGGCGGACGGGGTGGTGCGCCCGGCGGTGGTCGCGGCGGCTTCGGCGCCGGCGGCGTGCGTCCCTTCAATGTGACCACCGACTCCTCCGCCCTCCGCTTCATGGAGCAGCAGGGCGTGGCGGCGGTGTTGATGCTCGCGCGCGGAAGCGACGGCACGATCTTCACCGACAATGGCGCGTCGCGGAACCTGAAGGCGCCGCAGGTGCCGATGGTGCACGTCAGCTACGAGTCGTACGGTCGGATCTGGCGCATGGCCGAGAAGAACGTGCCGGTCCAGCTTGAGCTCGACATGCAGAATCGCTTCATCCCGGCGGACTCGACGTCGTTCAACGTCATCGCCGAGATTCCGGGTACCGACCCGGCGCTCAAGGATGAAGTCGTGATGATCGGGGGCCACTTCGATTCCTGGCACGCGGGGACCGGTGCCACCGACAACGGCGCCGGCTCGGCGACGATGATGGAGGCGATGCGGATCCTCAAGGCGCTCGACCTGAAGCCGCGCCGCACCATCCGGATCGGGCTGTGGACGGCCGAGGAAGAGGGGCTGATGGGGTCGCGCGCCTACGTCGCGAAGCACTATGGCACCCGCGACTCGACTGGTCTCCATGTCACGCCGGAGCAGGCCAAGTTCGCGGCCTACTTCAACCTCGACAACGGCAGCGGCAAGATCCGCGGCGTCTACCAGCAGCTCAACACCGCCGTCGCGCCGATCTTCCAGGCGTGGATGGCGCCGTTCAACGCTGACGGGATGAAGACGCTGACGATCTCGACCACTGGCGGCACGGACCACCTGACGTTCGATGGCGTTGGCCTGCCGGGCTTCCAGTTCATTCAGGACGGCCTCGACTACGGCACCCGGACGCACCACACCAACATGGACGTCTACGAGAAGATCCAGCCCGAGGACATGAAGTGGAACGCGGCCGTGCTCGCCGCCTTCGCGTGGCAGGCGGCGCAGCGTGACGAGAAGCTGCCACGGAAGCCCGCGCCGGCTCCCGCGGCTCGGCCCACGCCGTAG
- a CDS encoding PAS domain-containing protein yields the protein MADTIGTLTPAAPLLAPPLAVVVGAARVLGAAGTSASRLRALCEHLRNTLPADEVRLRSGERRAGAPREPTADLFAVAVPWRTDRPAVLEVLGSRRPPAELRPVLEAVAALLATVLPVLEEGTADEQGLERRLARLTIDSLPVGLYVVDRQYRIVVWNRKREIGTQGLRRDDVIGRPVAEVLHRQDADTLLAEFDHVFRTGEVFETEQEVTADTERRIFRTSRLPMRLEGDGISHVITIGEDVTETRALQRAMQQTEKLAAVGQLAAGVMHEINNPLATIGACVAAISSRLGASAEPVVREYLDIIESEVVRCTNIVDGLLDFSRAGRAGGAMEPTDVHGVLERTLYLLKHHQRFRRLQVTRDFTEPLPLVLGNAERLIQAAMAILLNAADATGGRGQVVVRTRVEGSFVVVEFQDDGPGIPPDVLPKVFEPFYTTKGPARGTGLGLAICYGIVADHQGRLDVRSEPSRGSVFRMALPIAREGRTA from the coding sequence ATGGCGGACACGATCGGCACCCTGACCCCCGCCGCGCCCCTGCTGGCGCCGCCGCTCGCCGTCGTGGTGGGCGCCGCGCGCGTGCTCGGGGCAGCCGGCACCTCGGCCTCGCGCCTGCGGGCACTCTGCGAACATCTGCGCAACACCTTGCCGGCCGACGAAGTCCGCCTCCGCTCGGGCGAGCGTCGCGCCGGCGCGCCGCGTGAGCCGACCGCCGACCTCTTCGCGGTGGCGGTGCCGTGGCGCACCGATCGCCCGGCAGTGCTGGAGGTCCTGGGGAGCCGTCGCCCGCCGGCCGAATTGCGCCCGGTGCTCGAGGCCGTCGCGGCGTTGCTCGCCACCGTCCTGCCGGTCCTCGAAGAGGGCACCGCGGATGAGCAGGGGCTCGAGCGTCGTCTGGCACGGCTCACCATCGATTCCTTGCCGGTCGGCCTGTATGTCGTCGATCGACAGTACCGGATCGTGGTCTGGAATCGGAAGCGTGAAATCGGGACGCAGGGGCTCCGACGCGACGACGTGATCGGCCGCCCTGTCGCCGAGGTGCTCCATCGCCAGGACGCGGACACCCTGCTCGCCGAATTCGATCATGTCTTCCGGACCGGCGAGGTCTTCGAGACTGAGCAGGAAGTGACCGCCGACACGGAGCGACGGATCTTCCGCACCTCGCGCCTGCCGATGCGCCTCGAGGGAGACGGCATCAGCCACGTCATCACCATCGGGGAAGACGTCACCGAGACGCGGGCGCTCCAGCGCGCGATGCAGCAAACAGAGAAGCTCGCCGCCGTCGGCCAGCTCGCCGCGGGCGTGATGCACGAAATCAACAATCCGCTCGCCACCATCGGCGCCTGCGTTGCGGCGATCTCGTCGCGGCTGGGGGCCTCGGCCGAACCGGTGGTTCGGGAATATCTCGACATCATCGAGAGCGAGGTCGTGCGGTGCACCAACATTGTCGACGGGCTGCTCGACTTCTCCCGCGCCGGCCGCGCCGGTGGGGCGATGGAGCCGACCGATGTCCACGGGGTGCTCGAGCGCACGCTGTACCTGCTCAAGCACCATCAGCGCTTCCGACGCCTGCAGGTCACCCGCGACTTCACCGAGCCGCTGCCGCTCGTGCTGGGCAACGCCGAGCGGCTGATTCAGGCCGCGATGGCCATCCTGCTCAACGCCGCCGATGCCACGGGTGGTCGCGGGCAGGTCGTGGTGCGCACGCGGGTCGAGGGGAGCTTCGTCGTCGTGGAATTCCAGGATGACGGACCAGGGATTCCGCCGGATGTCCTCCCGAAGGTGTTCGAGCCGTTCTATACCACGAAGGGACCCGCCCGCGGCACCGGGCTCGGCCTCGCCATCTGCTATGGCATCGTCGCCGACCACCAGGGCCGGCTGGACGTGCGCAGCGAGCCCTCGCGCGGTTCGGTGTTCCGGATGGCACTCCCCATCGCTCGCGAGGGACGGACTGCATGA
- a CDS encoding peptidylprolyl isomerase, whose protein sequence is MRAFPRSIRSPLFLAALVLAAACGKDAVPQDALDATVVQVGDAKLTGKVLQQWLLKSPVPPVASTASVLVGSWLDAALLQQSKVTGLSLNDSALTDAAIGPDAARGMILEFWAGRANARPAPTDAQADSLAKADNVRVLQHLFLAIPRGSDSMTVVGIANRARAIFERAKTENFSKLVREASEDSATRATDGFLPAVSREEVPPQIRAVAWGLAEGAVSRIIPSQIGLHIVRRATLSESRLGLKRWLAPRYSRRADSTFVDSLARAAQMVIAEDARNRVRGMLHEPLRVGAGGPLVTWKDGALTPEAAHDWIVMIPAPERATLAVASDSALTSFLREMTQRELILARAGASHRVAAKARGLLAPQYHSAVADLLNEFGSMTAGVPAALAPSVYLDSLVLGRSRYRPLPGALSGVLRSKFDVSIDTASISKVLKSTQTLWAQLHANDTTTAQSGMPQAPSMTPAAGGPPVTAPTVGVPKKP, encoded by the coding sequence ATGCGCGCATTTCCTCGCTCCATTCGGTCGCCCTTGTTCCTGGCCGCGCTGGTCCTCGCCGCGGCCTGCGGCAAGGATGCCGTGCCGCAGGATGCCCTTGATGCCACCGTCGTGCAGGTCGGGGACGCCAAGCTGACGGGCAAGGTGCTCCAGCAGTGGCTCCTCAAGTCGCCGGTGCCGCCGGTGGCCTCGACGGCCTCGGTACTCGTCGGCTCCTGGCTCGACGCGGCGCTGCTGCAGCAATCGAAGGTCACCGGGCTGTCGCTGAACGACTCCGCCCTGACCGACGCCGCGATTGGCCCCGACGCCGCTCGTGGGATGATCCTCGAGTTCTGGGCGGGTCGGGCGAACGCTCGACCGGCGCCGACCGATGCGCAGGCGGACTCGCTCGCCAAGGCCGACAACGTGCGCGTGCTCCAGCATCTGTTCCTGGCGATTCCGCGCGGCTCCGACTCGATGACGGTCGTCGGGATCGCCAATCGCGCGCGCGCGATCTTCGAGCGGGCCAAGACCGAGAACTTCAGCAAGCTGGTCCGGGAGGCCTCGGAAGATTCCGCAACCCGCGCCACCGACGGCTTTCTTCCGGCGGTCTCGCGGGAAGAGGTGCCCCCGCAGATTCGCGCCGTGGCGTGGGGATTGGCGGAGGGCGCCGTCTCGCGAATCATTCCGTCGCAGATCGGCCTTCACATTGTGCGCCGGGCGACGTTGTCGGAATCACGCCTTGGCTTGAAGCGGTGGTTGGCCCCGCGCTACAGCCGACGCGCCGACTCCACCTTCGTCGACTCGCTCGCGCGGGCGGCACAGATGGTGATCGCCGAGGATGCCCGCAATCGGGTCCGCGGGATGCTGCACGAACCGCTGCGCGTGGGCGCTGGCGGACCGCTGGTGACCTGGAAGGACGGTGCCTTGACCCCAGAGGCGGCACACGATTGGATCGTGATGATTCCCGCCCCGGAGCGGGCCACCCTTGCGGTGGCTTCGGATTCGGCGCTCACCTCCTTCCTCAGGGAGATGACGCAGCGCGAGCTGATCCTTGCCCGGGCCGGTGCCAGTCACCGGGTGGCTGCAAAGGCACGTGGGCTGCTCGCGCCACAGTACCATTCCGCCGTCGCAGACCTCCTGAACGAATTCGGGAGCATGACCGCGGGCGTGCCGGCGGCCCTGGCCCCGTCGGTGTATCTGGATTCGCTGGTGCTGGGGCGGTCGCGCTATCGGCCGCTTCCTGGAGCGCTCTCTGGGGTACTGCGCAGCAAGTTCGACGTGAGCATCGATACGGCCTCGATCAGCAAGGTGCTGAAGTCCACCCAGACGCTCTGGGCCCAGTTGCACGCCAATGACACCACCACGGCGCAATCCGGCATGCCGCAGGCACCGAGCATGACGCCGGCAGCTGGCGGCCCGCCGGTGACGGCACCGACCGTCGGGGTACCGAAGAAGCCGTGA
- a CDS encoding HAMP domain-containing protein, whose amino-acid sequence MQSIRRRLSLSYALALTTTLGVFGAALYLDRRSAAAREREERVETRLKVEANFAVSWLEQQSRIYPRLVRGMRRIGSTNPADSTWDLLPEIRGYFQGLGQDYLFVADPSGRLLFVSQSANDLEPASLSAVRDILIRTPVMLRSGRLRLTPDGEPFRYYMLPTDSVREVRAVLLAARPDDSTGYGPNELLMAMLIVAPLILVASIVLGYWLAGRALQPMDTMVEELVAMRDGRSLHRRIAVPPGQDELSRLAQNLNAMLDRVEQSFVALRRFTADASHELKTPLMVLRAGVERSLTDPRTPAELVASLDETLRQINQMSDLVTNLLTLARADEGRSSLVLRPADLRGLVAEAGETAEILGEQQRVTVVLDLPEVAVEVPVDPPRMRQLLMNLVTNAVKYTPAGGTVTLTLRDQPEAAILSVQDTGIGIAPGDLEHVFDRFWRADPARSRTGDRPGTGLGLAIVKWVAEAHGGSIQVQSRPGRGSTFVVTIPKLEPKVPSPVPEGDR is encoded by the coding sequence GTGCAATCGATCCGGCGCCGGCTCTCCCTCTCCTACGCGCTGGCGCTCACCACGACCCTCGGCGTCTTCGGCGCGGCGCTCTACCTCGACCGGCGCAGCGCGGCGGCCCGGGAACGCGAAGAGCGGGTCGAGACCCGACTGAAGGTCGAGGCGAACTTCGCCGTGTCGTGGCTGGAGCAGCAGTCGCGCATCTATCCGCGCCTGGTGCGCGGGATGCGCCGAATCGGCTCCACCAATCCGGCCGACTCCACCTGGGATCTGCTTCCCGAAATCCGCGGCTACTTCCAGGGGCTCGGGCAGGACTACCTCTTCGTCGCCGATCCCTCGGGCCGCCTGCTCTTCGTGTCGCAGTCCGCCAACGACCTCGAGCCCGCCTCGCTTTCCGCGGTCCGTGACATCCTGATCCGCACGCCCGTCATGTTGCGCTCCGGGCGCCTGCGCCTCACCCCCGACGGCGAGCCGTTCCGCTACTACATGTTGCCGACCGACTCGGTGCGCGAAGTGCGCGCGGTGCTGCTCGCCGCCCGGCCCGACGACTCGACCGGCTATGGGCCGAACGAGTTGCTGATGGCGATGCTGATCGTGGCGCCGCTGATTCTCGTCGCCTCGATCGTCCTCGGCTACTGGCTCGCCGGCCGTGCCCTCCAGCCGATGGACACGATGGTCGAGGAACTGGTCGCGATGCGCGACGGCCGCTCGCTCCACCGCCGCATCGCCGTCCCCCCGGGGCAGGACGAGCTCAGCCGCCTGGCGCAGAACCTCAACGCGATGCTCGACCGCGTCGAGCAGTCCTTCGTCGCGCTCCGGCGCTTCACCGCCGACGCCTCGCACGAGCTCAAGACGCCGCTGATGGTGCTCCGCGCCGGGGTGGAGCGGTCGTTGACCGATCCGCGGACCCCTGCGGAACTGGTGGCCTCGCTCGACGAGACGCTCCGGCAGATCAACCAGATGAGCGACCTGGTCACCAACCTCCTGACGCTCGCGCGGGCGGATGAGGGCCGCTCCTCCCTGGTGCTCCGCCCAGCGGACCTCCGCGGCCTGGTGGCCGAGGCGGGGGAGACGGCGGAAATCCTCGGCGAGCAACAGCGGGTGACGGTGGTCCTGGACCTGCCGGAAGTCGCCGTCGAGGTGCCGGTGGATCCGCCCCGGATGCGCCAGCTGCTGATGAACCTGGTGACCAATGCGGTCAAGTACACGCCGGCTGGCGGCACCGTCACGCTGACCTTGCGAGACCAGCCGGAGGCGGCCATCCTCTCGGTGCAGGACACCGGCATCGGGATCGCGCCCGGCGACCTGGAACACGTCTTCGACCGCTTCTGGCGGGCGGACCCGGCCCGGTCCCGCACCGGTGACCGCCCGGGGACCGGGCTGGGACTCGCCATCGTCAAATGGGTCGCTGAGGCCCACGGCGGGTCCATCCAGGTCCAGAGTCGGCCGGGGAGGGGGAGCACCTTCGTGGTGACCATCCCCAAGCTGGAGCCGAAGGTGCCGTCCCCTGTCCCTGAAGGCGATCGCTAA
- a CDS encoding MotA/TolQ/ExbB proton channel family protein: protein MNTSLLKLWSDAGYFAKGIVILLAIMSVYSLTITIQKLIKIKKSEAATRKFAPQFSRAIQEENIEQAITMAEKNKDSHVARVLGGALAEVKPLLRDRATITAADINSAERAVERQMMITLAEFKRGSGVLGTVGSTAPFVGLLGTTMGIVNAFQAMSAGGASGGLAGIGAGIAEALITTAFGLMVAIPAVWAYNYFTTKIENLAVEMTYTSKELIDYLIKSVGAEFGRSIFTKEFQAQKAVSGSGHIHG from the coding sequence ATGAATACGTCACTCCTGAAGCTCTGGTCAGACGCGGGCTACTTCGCCAAAGGCATCGTCATCTTGCTGGCGATCATGTCCGTCTACTCCCTGACGATCACGATCCAGAAGCTGATCAAGATCAAGAAGAGCGAGGCCGCGACCCGCAAGTTTGCGCCGCAGTTCTCCCGCGCGATCCAGGAAGAGAACATCGAGCAGGCCATCACCATGGCCGAGAAGAACAAGGACAGCCACGTCGCCCGCGTCCTCGGCGGCGCCCTGGCCGAAGTGAAGCCGCTCCTGCGTGACCGCGCGACGATCACCGCCGCCGACATCAACTCGGCCGAGCGTGCGGTCGAGCGGCAGATGATGATCACCCTCGCCGAGTTCAAGCGTGGCTCGGGCGTGCTCGGCACGGTCGGGTCGACCGCGCCGTTCGTCGGGCTGCTCGGCACCACGATGGGTATCGTCAACGCCTTCCAGGCGATGAGCGCCGGCGGCGCGTCGGGCGGCCTCGCGGGCATCGGCGCCGGTATCGCCGAGGCGCTGATCACGACGGCCTTCGGCCTCATGGTCGCCATCCCGGCCGTGTGGGCGTACAACTACTTCACCACCAAGATCGAGAACCTCGCCGTCGAGATGACCTACACCTCGAAGGAGCTCATTGACTACCTGATCAAGAGCGTGGGGGCCGAGTTCGGACGCTCGATCTTCACGAAGGAGTTCCAGGCCCAGAAGGCGGTGAGTGGCAGTGGCCATATCCACGGGTAG
- a CDS encoding response regulator transcription factor, translated as MKLLVVEDDRTVGQYVKRGLEEQQYLADWVGDGAEALRLMTATAYDLIILDLRLPGMTGLEVLRTLRDRGLTMPVLVLTAQDSVEFKVDALRAGADDYVTKPFAFDELLARIEAISRRPRLLSSRSLRVADLEVDLDAREVRRAGTLVELTPKEYAVLEYLMRHQGRVMSRTLITEYAWDYHFDPGTNIVDVVINRLRKKVDAGATQKLVHTVRGVGYVVKG; from the coding sequence ATGAAGCTGCTGGTGGTGGAAGACGACCGTACCGTTGGCCAGTACGTCAAGCGCGGGCTTGAGGAACAGCAATACCTCGCCGACTGGGTCGGGGACGGGGCGGAGGCGCTGCGCCTGATGACGGCGACGGCCTACGACCTGATCATTCTCGACCTGCGCCTGCCGGGGATGACCGGGCTCGAGGTCCTGCGCACCCTGCGGGACCGCGGCCTCACGATGCCGGTGCTGGTGCTGACGGCGCAGGACAGCGTCGAGTTCAAGGTCGACGCGCTGCGGGCCGGCGCCGATGACTACGTCACCAAGCCGTTCGCGTTCGACGAACTGCTCGCGCGGATCGAGGCGATCTCGCGCCGACCCCGCCTCCTCTCCTCGCGATCGCTGCGCGTCGCCGACCTCGAAGTCGACCTCGATGCTCGCGAGGTGCGCCGTGCCGGAACCCTGGTGGAGCTCACGCCGAAGGAGTACGCGGTCCTCGAATACCTGATGCGACACCAGGGTCGCGTCATGTCGCGCACGCTGATCACCGAGTACGCGTGGGACTACCACTTCGACCCCGGCACCAACATCGTCGATGTCGTGATCAATCGCCTGCGGAAGAAGGTCGATGCCGGCGCCACGCAGAAGCTGGTGCACACGGTCCGCGGCGTCGGATACGTCGTGAAGGGCTAG
- a CDS encoding energy transducer TonB → MFENLIESKPKKDRTIGQTAVSVVVHIFLVLGAVKATQGAAETVKQILEDTTAVFIKPPEPPPPPPPDEVPPDVVVSNNPPPQGFQTIMPPDKIPTEIPPVNLNEKFDAKDFSGKGVEGGIAKGIIGGTGPVGDIIAGETFTQDQVDDPVAYIDGADPVFPPAMRGAGIAGRVTLQFIVGTDGRVERSSIKVMSSTNKAFEDPAVTAISRARFKPAKMRGQAVRQLVQQSIAFDIR, encoded by the coding sequence GTGTTTGAAAACCTGATCGAGTCCAAGCCGAAGAAGGATCGTACCATCGGGCAGACTGCCGTCTCGGTGGTCGTCCACATCTTTCTGGTCCTCGGCGCCGTCAAAGCCACCCAAGGGGCGGCCGAAACGGTGAAGCAGATTCTTGAGGACACCACTGCGGTGTTCATCAAGCCTCCCGAGCCGCCACCGCCGCCGCCACCGGACGAGGTGCCGCCGGACGTCGTGGTGTCGAACAATCCCCCGCCGCAGGGATTCCAGACGATCATGCCGCCGGACAAGATTCCGACGGAGATTCCGCCGGTGAACCTGAACGAGAAGTTTGACGCGAAGGACTTCTCCGGAAAGGGCGTCGAGGGCGGCATCGCCAAGGGCATCATCGGCGGCACCGGCCCCGTGGGCGACATCATCGCCGGCGAGACCTTCACGCAGGACCAGGTCGACGATCCGGTGGCCTACATCGATGGCGCCGACCCGGTCTTCCCGCCGGCCATGCGTGGCGCCGGCATCGCCGGCCGCGTGACGCTGCAGTTCATCGTCGGCACCGACGGGCGGGTCGAGCGGTCGTCCATCAAGGTCATGAGCAGCACGAACAAGGCCTTCGAGGATCCGGCGGTCACCGCGATCAGCCGGGCCCGCTTCAAGCCGGCCAAGATGCGCGGTCAGGCCGTGCGCCAGCTGGTCCAGCAGTCAATCGCATTCGATATCCGCTGA
- a CDS encoding DUF167 domain-containing protein: MSIRAVPGGVQLALHVQPGARTTAVAGRHGEAIKVRLAAPPVDGRANEALLVFVAEVSGVPPRAVTLVRGASSRAKVIEVQGLTAARAATLFLGG; this comes from the coding sequence GTGAGTATCCGCGCCGTTCCCGGCGGTGTGCAGCTCGCGCTGCACGTGCAGCCGGGGGCGCGGACCACCGCCGTGGCCGGTCGCCACGGCGAGGCGATCAAGGTGCGCCTCGCCGCGCCGCCCGTGGACGGGCGCGCGAACGAGGCGCTGCTGGTGTTTGTGGCGGAAGTCAGCGGCGTGCCTCCCCGCGCCGTGACCCTGGTGCGGGGGGCATCCTCCCGCGCGAAGGTCATCGAGGTGCAGGGGCTGACGGCGGCGCGCGCGGCGACGCTATTCCTCGGGGGGTGA
- a CDS encoding superoxide dismutase, with amino-acid sequence MSFSLPPLPYDYTALEPHIDEQTMRIHHDKHHAAYVTNLNAALEGQDALLAMPIERLIADLSQVPEAKRTAVRNNGGGHANHTLFWEIMAPGGATAPTGDLATAIESTFGSFSGFQEQFLKACTTRFGSGWAWLSRAADGTLLVESTANQDSPLMEGRTPLLGCDVWEHAYYLHYQNRRPDYVAAWWHVVNWTEVGRRYAAGR; translated from the coding sequence ATGTCGTTTTCACTGCCCCCACTCCCGTACGACTACACGGCGCTCGAGCCGCACATCGATGAACAGACGATGCGGATTCACCATGACAAGCACCACGCCGCCTATGTCACCAATCTGAATGCCGCACTCGAGGGGCAGGATGCCCTCCTGGCGATGCCGATCGAACGCCTGATCGCCGATTTGTCGCAGGTCCCCGAGGCGAAGCGTACCGCGGTCCGCAACAACGGTGGCGGCCACGCCAACCACACCTTGTTCTGGGAGATCATGGCGCCCGGCGGGGCGACAGCGCCCACCGGCGACCTCGCGACGGCGATCGAGTCGACCTTCGGCTCCTTCTCCGGCTTCCAGGAGCAGTTCCTCAAGGCGTGCACCACCCGCTTCGGCTCCGGCTGGGCCTGGCTCTCGCGCGCGGCCGACGGCACGTTGCTCGTCGAGAGCACCGCGAATCAGGACTCGCCGCTGATGGAAGGGCGCACCCCGCTGCTCGGCTGCGATGTTTGGGAGCATGCCTATTATCTCCACTACCAGAACCGGCGTCCCGATTACGTCGCCGCGTGGTGGCATGTCGTCAACTGGACCGAGGTCGGCCGTCGCTACGCGGCGGGCCGCTGA
- a CDS encoding nuclear transport factor 2 family protein — MTAPGHVGSWRRLVGLAVVVALTACQLDVRPPSGSRRDDAAAQSAVDGFYRALAARDTVALERVAFTGGSALLDATGRDVTLVPMLALLGVPERRSTGTPPRLVHTELRVDGNIAVARVVVTVPAAGGAGEMEAADLLTLGRRDGAWRVAHTQFGPWRTRSAP; from the coding sequence GTGACCGCTCCCGGCCACGTCGGCTCCTGGCGTCGGCTGGTCGGGCTCGCGGTGGTCGTCGCCCTGACGGCCTGCCAACTCGACGTGCGGCCGCCGAGCGGCTCGCGGCGCGATGACGCCGCCGCGCAGAGCGCGGTCGACGGATTCTACCGTGCGCTGGCGGCACGCGACACGGTCGCACTCGAGCGGGTGGCCTTCACGGGAGGGAGCGCATTGCTCGATGCCACGGGGCGTGACGTGACGCTGGTGCCGATGCTCGCCCTGCTCGGCGTGCCGGAGCGCCGCTCGACCGGGACGCCGCCGCGCCTGGTACACACCGAATTGCGGGTCGACGGCAACATTGCCGTGGCCCGGGTGGTCGTCACGGTGCCTGCAGCTGGCGGCGCCGGCGAGATGGAAGCGGCCGACCTGCTCACGCTCGGTCGGCGCGACGGGGCGTGGCGGGTCGCGCACACGCAATTCGGGCCATGGCGGACACGATCGGCACCCTGA
- a CDS encoding biopolymer transporter ExbD translates to MAISTGSKGSVNAEINVTPMIDVMLVLLIIFMIVTPVLESGFTARMPSGANVKPAPEEENEVTLGLDVAGGYFIDGKSIDKEKAEAQLTSIFAARTEDKILYFKADAGLKYSKVQEAVEMARRAGARVLVAITDRNGGLMSEEK, encoded by the coding sequence GTGGCCATATCCACGGGTAGCAAAGGCAGCGTCAATGCGGAGATCAACGTCACGCCGATGATCGACGTGATGCTGGTCCTCCTCATCATCTTCATGATCGTGACGCCGGTGCTCGAGTCGGGCTTCACCGCCCGCATGCCGAGTGGCGCGAACGTGAAGCCGGCGCCCGAAGAGGAGAACGAGGTCACCCTCGGTCTGGACGTTGCCGGTGGCTATTTCATCGACGGCAAGTCGATCGACAAGGAGAAGGCCGAGGCCCAGCTCACGTCGATCTTCGCGGCCCGGACCGAGGACAAGATCCTCTACTTCAAGGCCGACGCGGGCCTGAAGTACTCCAAGGTGCAGGAAGCGGTGGAAATGGCGCGCCGGGCCGGTGCCCGCGTGCTGGTGGCGATCACGGACCGCAACGGCGGCCTCATGTCAGAGGAGAAATAG
- a CDS encoding redoxin domain-containing protein: MTTPAIGSPAPDFTLPSTSGSDVTLSSFRGSKHVLLAFFPAAFSGVCTAEMCALSEDYGRFASAETVVLPISVDWIPALKAFKAHEQMTIDLLSDSKREVSRAYGVYLDAAFVSKRAYVLIDKAGMVRWVHVEAELGHSRPNGELLEQLAALG; encoded by the coding sequence ATGACCACCCCAGCGATCGGATCGCCAGCACCAGACTTCACGCTCCCGTCGACCTCCGGGTCCGATGTGACGCTCTCGAGTTTTCGTGGCAGCAAGCACGTGTTGCTCGCCTTCTTCCCGGCCGCATTCTCCGGCGTCTGCACGGCCGAGATGTGCGCGCTCTCTGAGGACTACGGTCGCTTCGCGTCGGCGGAGACCGTGGTGCTCCCGATCAGCGTGGACTGGATCCCGGCGCTGAAGGCCTTCAAGGCGCACGAGCAGATGACCATCGATCTCCTCTCCGACTCGAAGCGCGAGGTCTCGAGAGCCTACGGCGTCTATCTCGACGCCGCCTTCGTGTCGAAGCGCGCCTACGTGCTCATCGACAAGGCGGGGATGGTGCGGTGGGTCCATGTCGAAGCCGAGCTGGGCCACTCGCGGCCCAATGGCGAACTGCTCGAGCAGCTCGCGGCGCTCGGGTGA